A stretch of DNA from Halorubrum sp. BOL3-1:
TCCGACTGCACTCGCCGGTGGGTGTCTCGCCGCAGAACGAGCCGACGCAGACGGAGATCGCCGACACGATCGACCTCGTGAACGCGGAGGGGATCGACGTCGTGCTGTACGACCGGTTCCAGTCGCCCAGGCTCGCTGAGTCGATAGTCGAGAACAGCGACGCGACGGAGGCGATCCCCGTCAGCCCCGCCGGCGGAACGACCCGGGAGTGGAACGACGCCGGCTACGGCTACCTCGAACAGATGACCGAGATCAACGTCCCCGCCTTCGAGCGGGCGTTCGGCGCGCAGTGAGCGGAACGCGAAGCGGCTCGGCCGGAGTTCAGAACGACGGCGCCGCCGGACTAAAAGAGCTAAACGTGCGGCCGACCCAGATCCGGTACACGCAGTGAGCGCAATCGTCGACCTCGACGGCGTTACGTTCGCCTACGGCGACACCGTCGCCGTGAGCGACGTTTCTCTGACGGTCGAAGAGGGGGATTTCCTCGGACTGGTCGGCCCGAACGGCTCCGGGAAGACGACCCTGCTCCACCTCATGCTCGGCCTCCACGAGCCGGACGAGGGGTCCGTGGAGCTGTTCGGCCGGCCGGTCAAGGAGTTCGACGACGGCGGGCGGATCGGCTACGTCTCCCAGAAGGCGACGAGCCGGGGCGGCGCGATGCCGGTCACCGTCCGGGAGTGCGTCACCATGGGTCGGTTCGCGCACGCCGGGCGCGGGCGGCTCTCCGCGGCCGACCGCGCCGCCGTCGCGGACGCCATCGAGACGGTCGGTATCCGCGACCTCGCTGACCGGCTCGTCTCGGAGCTGTCGGGCGGCCAGAAGCAGCGGGCATACATCGCCCGCGCCCTGGCGAGCGACGCGGACCTGCTCGCGCTCGACGAGCCGACGGTCGGCGTCGACGCCGAGTCGCGAGACGCCTTCTACGCCCTCCTCGATGGGCTGAACAAGGACGGGATCACGGTCATCCTCATCGAACACGACATCGGCGTCGTCACCGACCGCGCGAACCGCATCGCCTGTATCAACACCGAGCTGTACCACCACGGGGACACCGAGTCGTTCGTCGAGAGCGACGCCCTCGCGGCGGCGTACGGTACGACGGGACAGGTCGTCCACCACCACCACTGATGAGCGGGCGAGAACCCTCCGACGACGGTGGTCGCGCCCGACGCGACGGCGCTCGGTCCGGTCGCGGACTCCGTCGGACCGCGGAGCTCGTCGGAATCGGGGTCACCGGGGTCGTCGCGGTCGCCATGCTCGGGTTCGTCCTGCTCTACTGGGCACGAGACCTCCCGGTCGCGAGCGACCTGTACGTCGCGTTCCGCTCGCTCGGGCGCGGGATGGACGCCGCGTTCGGCACGAACGTGTTCCGACACCCGATCATGTGGCAGTCGATGGCGGTCGGCGTGCTCGTCGGGGTCGTCGCCCCGCTCGTCGGCTCCTTCCTCGTCCACCGCGAGATGGCGCTGATCGGTGAGACGCTCGCGCACACCGCGTTCGCCGGGGTCGCGATCGGGATCCTCGTCACCTCCTCGACCGGGTGGAACGGCTCGCTGCTGCTCGTCGCGCTCGTCGTCGGGGTCCTCGGGGCGCTCGCCGTCCAGTGGCTCACCGACCGCACCGACGCCTACGGCGACGTGCCCATCGCGATCATGCTTAGCGGGAGCTTCGCGGTCGGCACCCTGATCATCAGCTACGGCGACGGACTCACCGGGGTCAACATCCAGGGGTACCTGTTCGGGAACCTCGCGGTCGTCACGCCGGAGGGGGCGCGCCTGATGGGCGCGCTCTCGCTGATCGTCGTCGCGGGCGTAGCGCTGACGTACAAACAGCTCCTCTTCATCACCTTCGACGAGCAGGCCGCGCGCGTCGCGCAGCTGAACGTCACCGGGTACAACACCCTCTTGGTGGTGTTGACCGCGGTCGTCGTCGTCGGCGCGATGCAGGTGCTGGGCGTCATCCTCGTCGCCGCGATGCTCGTCGTCCCGGTCGCGGCCGCCTCCCAGGTCGCTCGGAGCTTCCGCGAGACGGTGTACCTCTCGGTGATCTTCGGCCAGCTGTCGGTGGTCGGCGGCTTCGCCGTCTCGATCGGTCTCGGACTCCCCTCGGGGGGATCGATCGTCGTCACGGCAATCGCCGTGTACCTCGCCACCATCGTCGGCTCCGGCTTCTCGGTGAAGGCGATCTCCGCGCACGGGTGAGGAGTGCGGGCGGCGCGCTCGGGCCGCGAGCGACGGCCGCGATCGGTCCCGTCCGGTTTCCACAGACCCTTATGTCGCGGCCGCGACCCACGCGTATGGGAGAAACCGAGACCTACACGGTCGCCGGTCCCGACGGTGACGAAGAGTCGTTCGAACTGCCCGCCGGCCTCGTCGACGTGCTCAGCGACCAGGGCGAGCCGGCGACCGCGGTCGTCTCCGACGTGGTCGTCCAGGCGATGGCCCAGCAGGCACACGTCATCGTCAACCACAGCGAGGGCGACGTGCCCGAG
This window harbors:
- a CDS encoding metal ABC transporter ATP-binding protein, which codes for MSAIVDLDGVTFAYGDTVAVSDVSLTVEEGDFLGLVGPNGSGKTTLLHLMLGLHEPDEGSVELFGRPVKEFDDGGRIGYVSQKATSRGGAMPVTVRECVTMGRFAHAGRGRLSAADRAAVADAIETVGIRDLADRLVSELSGGQKQRAYIARALASDADLLALDEPTVGVDAESRDAFYALLDGLNKDGITVILIEHDIGVVTDRANRIACINTELYHHGDTESFVESDALAAAYGTTGQVVHHHH
- a CDS encoding metal ABC transporter permease, with the translated sequence MSGREPSDDGGRARRDGARSGRGLRRTAELVGIGVTGVVAVAMLGFVLLYWARDLPVASDLYVAFRSLGRGMDAAFGTNVFRHPIMWQSMAVGVLVGVVAPLVGSFLVHREMALIGETLAHTAFAGVAIGILVTSSTGWNGSLLLVALVVGVLGALAVQWLTDRTDAYGDVPIAIMLSGSFAVGTLIISYGDGLTGVNIQGYLFGNLAVVTPEGARLMGALSLIVVAGVALTYKQLLFITFDEQAARVAQLNVTGYNTLLVVLTAVVVVGAMQVLGVILVAAMLVVPVAAASQVARSFRETVYLSVIFGQLSVVGGFAVSIGLGLPSGGSIVVTAIAVYLATIVGSGFSVKAISAHG